A genomic segment from Panthera tigris isolate Pti1 chromosome A1, P.tigris_Pti1_mat1.1, whole genome shotgun sequence encodes:
- the IRS2 gene encoding insulin receptor substrate 2: MASPPLHGPPGPAGGDGPNLNNNNNNNNHSVRKCGYLRKQKHGHKRFFVLRGPGDEAAAAGGGPAPQPPRLEYYESEKKWRSKAGAPKRVIALDCCLNINKRADAKHKYLIALYTKDEYFAVAAENEQEQEGWYRALTDLVSEGRAGAGDAPPAAATAASCSASLPGALGGSAGAAAADDSYGLVAPASAAYREVWQVNLKPKGLGQSRNLTGVYRLCLSARTIGFVKLNCEQPSVTLQLMNIRRCGHSDSFFFIEVGRSAVTGPGELWMQADDSVVAQNIHETILEAMKALKELFEFRPRSKSQSSGSSSTHPISVPGARRHHHLVNLPPSQTGLVRRSRTDSLAATPPAAKCSSCRVRTASEGDGGAAAAGAGAAGGRPVSVAGSPLSPGPVRTPLSRSHTLSGGGGGGGGGRAGKVALAPAGGALQHSRSMSMPVAHSPPAATSPSSLSSSSGHGSGSYPPPPGPHPHLQHPLHQPASQRPSSGSASASGSPSDPGFMSLDEYGSSPGDLRAFCSHRSNTPESIAETPPARDGSGGELYGYMTMDRPLSHCGRPYRRVSGDGAQDVDRGLRKRTYSLTTPARQRPVPQPSSASLDEYTLMRVSFSGSSGRLCPSCPASSPKAAYHPYPEDYGDVEIGSHRSSSSNLGTDDGYMPMTPGAALTGGGSGSCRSDDYMPMSPTSVSAPKQILQPRAAAAALPPAGAPVSMPAAGRAFPASGGSYKASSPAESSPEDSGYMRMWCGSKLSMENADSKLLPNGDYLNMSPSDAGASGTPPDFFSAALHGSGETLRGVPGYCHSSLPRSYKAPYTCNGDNNDQYVLMSSPVGRILEEERLEPPASPGTAPSSGCGGGGHAQPPHPAVPSPGRPSGSVGGRPEGFLNQRCRAVRPTRLSLEGLQTLPSMHEYPLPPEPKSPGEYINIDFGDAGARLSPPAPPLLASAASSSSLLSASSPASSLGSGTPGTSGDSRQRSPLSDYMNLDFSSPKSPKPGPQGGDPVGSLDALLSPEASSPYPPLPPRPAAPASALQQQPLPPPPPGELYRLPPAPAAQGPSAASSSSSETGDNGDYTEMAFGVAATPPQPIAAPPKPEGARVTSPTSGVKRLSLRDQVSGVEAFLQASQPPDPHRGAKVIRADPQGGRRRHSSETFSSTTTVTPVSPSFAHNPKRHNSASVENVSLRKSSEGAGGGGLAGGDERPTSPRQLQPPPPQQARPWLPSQPGGLVGCPGGSGSPMRRETSAGFQNGLNYIAIDVRDEPGLSPGPQQLPHPQPGDKSAWGRTRSLGGLLSAVGGSSTGGVCGGPGPGALPSANTYASIDFLSHHLKEATIVKE, encoded by the coding sequence ATGGCGAGCCCGCCGCTGCACGGGCCCCCCGGGCCGGCGGGTGGCGACGGCCCCaacctcaacaacaacaacaacaacaacaaccacagcGTGCGCAAGTGCGGCTACCTGCGCAAGCAGAAGCACGGCCACAAGCGCTTCTTCGTGCTGCGCGGGCCCGGCgacgaggcggcggcggcgggcggggggccgGCGCCGCAGCCGCCGCGGCTCGAGTACTACGAGAGCGAGAAGAAGTGGCGGAGCAAGGCGGGCGCCCCGAAGCGGGTCATCGCGCTCGACTGCTGCCTGAATATCAACAAGCGCGCCGACGCCAAGCACAAGTACCTGATCGCGCTCTACACCAAGGACGAGTACTTCGCCGTGGCGGCCGAGAACGAGCAGGAGCAGGAGGGCTGGTACCGCGCGCTCACCGACCTGGTCAGCGAGGGCCGCGCGGGCGCCGGCGAcgcgccccccgccgccgccaccgccgcgtCCTGCAGCGCCTCCCTGCCCGGCGCCCTGGGCGGCTCGGCCGGCGCCGCCGCGGCCGATGACAGCTACGGGCTGGTGGCGCCCGCCTCGGCCGCCTACCGCGAGGTGTGGCAGGTGAACCTGAAGCCCAAGGGCCTGGGCCAGAGCAGGAACCTGACGGGCGTGTACCGCTTGTGCCTGTCGGCGCGCACCATCGGCTTTGTGAAACTTAACTGTGAGCAGCCGTCGGTGACGCTGCAGCTCATGAACATTCGCCGCTGCGGCCACTCGGACAGCTTCTTCTTCATCGAGGTGGGCCGGTCGGCCGTCACGGGCCCAGGTGAGCTGTGGATGCAGGCCGACGACTCGGTGGTGGCTCAGAACATCCACGAGACCATCCTGGAGGCCATGAAGGCGCTCAAGGAGCTCTTCGAGTTCCGGCCGCGCAGCAAGAGCCAGTCGTCGGGCTCGTCCTCCACACACCCCATCAGCGTCCCCGGCGCGCGCCGCCACCACCACCTGGTCAACCTGCCCCCCAGCCAGACGGGCCTGGTGCGCCGCTCGCGCACCGACAGCCTGGCCGCCACCCCCCCGGCAGCCAAGTGCAGCTCGTGCCGGGTGCGCACGGCCAGCGAGGGCGAcggcggcgcggcggcggcgggggccggggcggcgggcggcAGGCCCGTGTCGGTGGCCGGGAGTCCCCTGAGCCCCGGACCGGTGCGAACGCCCCTGAGCCGCTCACACACcctgagcggcggcggcggcggcggcggcggcggccgcgcggGCAAGGTGGCGCTGGCGCCGGCAGGGGGCGCCCTGCAACACAGCCGCTCCATGTCCATGCCCGTGGCGCACTCGCCCCCAGCAGCCACCAGCCCTAGCAGCCTGTCGTCCAGCAGCGGGCACGGCTCCGGCTCCTACCCGCCGCCTCCGGGCCCGCACCCGCACCTGCAGCACCCCCTGCACCAGCCCGCGAGCCAGCGGCCCTCCAGCGGCAGCGCCTCGGCCTCGGGGTCCCCCAGCGACCCCGGCTTCATGTCTCTGGACGAGTACGGCTCCAGCCCTGGGGACCTGAGAGCCTTCTGCAGCCACCGGAGCAACACGCCCGAGTCCATTGCCGAGACGCCCCCGGCCCGGGACGGCAGCGGGGGCGAGCTGTACGGGTACATGACCATGGACCGGCCCCTGAGCCACTGTGGCCGCCCCTACCGCAGAGTCTCCGGGGACGGGGCCCAGGACGTGGACAGAGGCCTGAGGAAGCGGACGTACTCCCTGACCACACCTGCCCGGCAGCGTCCCGTGCCCCAGCCCTCCTCTGCGTCCCTGGACGAATACACCCTGATGCGGGTCTCCTTCTCTGGCAGCTCCGGCCGCCTCTGCCCGTCCTGCCCCGCCTCGTCTCCCAAAGCGGCCTACCACCCCTACCCCGAGGACTACGGGGACGTCGAGATCGGCTCCCACAGGAGCTCCAGCAGTAACCTGGGCACGGACGACGGCTACATGCCCATGACCCCCGGCGCGGCCCTCACGGGGGGTGGCAGTGGCAGCTGTCGGAGTGACGACTACATGCCTATGAGCCCCACCAGCGTGTCCGCCCCAAAGCAGATCCTGCAGCCTCGGGCTGCCGCTGCGGCCTTGCCCCCCGCGGGAGCGCCGGTGTCCATGCCCGCGGCCGGCAGGGCCTTCCCGGCCAGCGGGGGCAGCTACAAGGCGAGCTCCCCGGCGGAGAGCTCCCCCGAGGACAGCGGGTACATGCGTATGTGGTGTGGCTCCAAGCTGTCCATGGAGAACGCAGACAGCAAGCTGCTGCCCAACGGGGACTACCTCAACATGTCCCCCAGCGACGCAGGCGCCTCCGGGACCCCTCCCGACTTCTTCTCCGCTGCCTTGCATGGCAGCGGGGAGACGCTCAGGGGAGTGCCCGGCTATTGCCACAGCTCCCTGCCCCGCTCCTACAAGGCTCCCTACACCTGCAATGGGGACAACAACGACCAGTATGTGCTCATGAGCTCTCCGGTGGGGCGCATCCTGGAAGAGGAGAGGCTGGAGCCGCCGGCCAGCCCAGGGACCGCGCCGTCCAGCGGCTGCGGCGGTGGCGGCCACGCCCAGCCTCCTCACCCAGCAGTGCCTTCGCCTGGCAGGCCAAGTGGCAGCGTTGGCGGCCGCCCAGAGGGCTTCCTGAACCAGCGCTGCCGGGCCGTGCGGCCCACGCGCCTGTCCCTGGAGGGGCTTCAGACCCTGCCCAGCATGCACGAGTACCCGCTGCCACCCGAGCCCAAGAGCCCCGGTGAGTACATCAACATTGACTTCGGCGACGCGGGAGCTCGCCTGTCGCCTCCCGCACCCCCGCTGCTGGCCTCGGCCGCCTCGTCGTCCTCGCTGCTGTCCGCCAGCAGCCCGGCCTCCTCCCTGGGCTCGGGCACCCCGGGCACGAGCGGCGACAGCCGACAGCGCTCCCCGCTGTCCGACTACATGAACCTCGACTTCAGCTCGCCCAAGTCACCCAAGCCGGGCCCCCAGGGCGGGGACCCCGTGGGCTCGCTGGACGCCCTCCTGTCCCCCGAGGCCTCCTCCCCCTACCCGCCGCTGCCTCCGCGCCCTGCGGCGCCCGCCTCCGCCCTGCAGCAGCAGCCGCTGCCTCCGCCCCCTCCAGGCGAGCTGTAccgcctgccccccgcccctgccgcccAGGGCCCCAGCGCTGCCTCCTCGTCGTCCTCGGAGACTGGGGACAATGGTGACTACACCGAGATGGCCTTCGGCGTGGCTGCCACCCCGCCGCAACCCATCGCCGCCCCCCCGAAGCCGGAAGGTGCCCGCGTGACCAGCCCCACGTCCGGCGTCAAGAGGCTGAGTCTCAGGGATCAAGTGTCGGGAGTGGAGGCCTTCCTGCAGGCCAGCCAGCCCCCGGACCCGCACCGGGGGGCCAAGGTCATCCGCGCAGACCCACAGGGGGGCCGCCGCCGCCACAGCTCTGAGACCTTCTCGTCGACCACCACTGTGACCCCCGTGTCCCCGTCCTTCGCCCACAACCCGAAGCGCCACAACTCGGCTTCCGTGGAAAACGTCTCTCTCAGGAAAAGCAGCGAaggggccggcggcggcggcctggCTGGGGGCGACGAGCGCCCCACGTCCCCCCGCCAGCTGCAGCCACCGCCCCCACAGCAGGCGCGGCCGTGGCTACCGAGTCAGCCAGGGGGCTTGGTCGGGTGCCCCGGGGGTAGCGGCTCTCCGATGCGCAGGGAGACCTCTGCCGGCTTCCAGAACGGCCTCAACTACATCGCCATCGACGTGAGGGACGAACCTGGGCTGTCACCCGGCCCGCAGCAGCTTCCGCATCCGCAGCCGGGAGACAAGAGCGCCTGGGGCCGGACCCGGAGCCTGGGGGGTCTCCTCAGCGCGGTGGGGGGCAGCAGCACCGGTGGGGTGTGCGGGGGGCCCGGCCCTGGCGCCCTGCCCTCCGCCAACACCTATGCCAGCATTGACTTCTTGTCGCATCACCTGAAGGAGGCCACCATTGTGAAAG